One region of Flavobacterium sp. KACC 22763 genomic DNA includes:
- a CDS encoding helix-turn-helix domain-containing protein, with amino-acid sequence MLKDLIGGKMNQLSFSGVAIDLVKEYAAKLSSEESFVLHHPVMLLMKSGRFKMRTGESIQDLKKHDLLMLPPKISCRAVEWEDGPQFYVIGLSASRMNRGSNFHYTDSLFYRSVREAIKIGLDVKDYKVLSLICRLLYKEGDRTEPADFDRELCRMSADLLFFEMKLIHSKYFSLAALHASRGERLSLQFLAVLAIHCRKHHSVKFYAGALYVTSGYLNRVVKEITGKSAKKTIIEAVLVQAVNLLQDSNFTIAEIAEELEFSSLSAFDIFFKKLMFCTPSEYRSKCP; translated from the coding sequence ATGCTGAAAGATTTGATTGGCGGCAAAATGAATCAGCTGTCTTTTTCAGGCGTTGCCATTGATTTGGTTAAGGAATATGCGGCTAAGCTTTCTTCAGAAGAATCATTTGTTCTTCATCATCCCGTTATGCTCTTAATGAAGTCAGGCAGATTTAAAATGCGCACTGGAGAAAGCATTCAGGATCTAAAAAAGCATGATCTGCTGATGCTCCCGCCGAAAATCAGCTGCAGAGCAGTTGAATGGGAGGATGGGCCGCAATTTTATGTGATTGGGCTATCTGCCAGCAGGATGAACCGAGGCTCTAATTTCCATTACACAGATTCTCTGTTTTACAGGTCAGTGAGGGAAGCCATAAAAATAGGCCTAGATGTGAAAGACTATAAAGTGCTGTCGCTGATATGCAGGCTGCTTTATAAAGAAGGGGATAGAACTGAACCTGCTGATTTTGATAGGGAATTATGCCGCATGAGTGCTGATCTGCTTTTTTTTGAAATGAAGCTCATCCATTCCAAGTACTTTAGCCTTGCTGCATTGCATGCTTCGAGAGGAGAAAGGCTTTCACTGCAGTTTTTGGCTGTTCTTGCCATTCACTGCCGAAAGCATCACAGCGTGAAGTTTTATGCCGGTGCGCTGTATGTCACTTCAGGCTATCTGAATAGGGTGGTGAAGGAAATAACAGGAAAATCTGCCAAGAAGACAATAATTGAGGCTGTGCTTGTCCAAGCAGTAAACCTGCTCCAAGATTCCAATTTCACCATTGCTGAAATAGCGGAAGAGCTGGAGTTCAGCTCCCTTTCCGCATTTGACATTTTCTTTAAGAAATTGATGTTCTGCACCCCGTCTGAATACCGTTCGAAATGCCCCTAG
- a CDS encoding AraC family transcriptional regulator has product MNRPNLLLLFLLFFYLASAQKNSWKIPDSLKEKNYEYLDSRFYALKKDSASAALYAFAYLYKAQNEKNCKEIIGGYQNLALISPAKQRLMYADSMIYAAKKSNDSRLIGGAYLSRGTVYYGMKKQQEALDNYLTANSYISKTNDQYLIHKVKYCIALTKFYIGFYGEAASLMQQCAGYYKSQQPRPYLNSLHMLGLCYNKLGDYGRCSEINRLGIEESQRLGIKEMIPYFRHSEGINEYFKKNYGASIRNIESSLEAIKENNDFGNEAVGYFYIGKSYWSLGQKAKAAGYFALVDKIFNEKKYLRPDLRQAFELLISYSKSAKDLNRQSYYIDQLLKADTLLTENSRYILGKIHKQYDTKELLSEKEKIAAENKTIRQKLSWKKEHERIFIACTILMSISIIALICRHYRLRNIYKKNYRLLMQELDAKKNSSKIKTDTVPLKNISIETASLLLKQLENFENKKRFLEKDWKLGSLAADFNTNAKYLANILEHYRHKGINEYINGLRIDYIIPLLQTESKLKYYTYAALAQEAGFSTTERFTKAFMAKTGIAPSYFIGQLKKEKP; this is encoded by the coding sequence ATGAATAGACCGAACCTGCTTTTATTATTCCTGCTGTTCTTTTATCTGGCCTCAGCCCAGAAAAACAGCTGGAAGATTCCCGATTCCCTAAAGGAAAAGAACTACGAATATCTGGACAGCAGATTCTACGCTCTTAAAAAAGACAGCGCAAGTGCGGCACTTTATGCCTTTGCCTATCTGTATAAAGCCCAGAATGAGAAAAACTGCAAGGAGATTATCGGCGGCTACCAGAATCTGGCACTAATCTCCCCTGCAAAACAGCGCCTGATGTATGCGGACAGCATGATATATGCAGCGAAAAAATCCAATGACAGCAGGCTGATTGGTGGCGCCTATCTGAGCAGGGGAACCGTCTACTACGGAATGAAAAAGCAGCAGGAAGCCCTGGACAATTATCTGACAGCCAACAGCTACATCTCCAAAACCAATGACCAGTATCTTATCCATAAGGTAAAATACTGCATCGCCCTGACCAAATTCTATATCGGCTTTTATGGGGAAGCAGCTTCACTGATGCAGCAATGCGCCGGCTATTATAAAAGTCAGCAGCCCAGACCCTACCTTAATTCACTGCACATGCTGGGGCTCTGCTATAACAAACTGGGAGATTACGGACGGTGCTCTGAAATTAACAGGCTCGGTATCGAAGAAAGCCAAAGGCTCGGCATCAAAGAAATGATTCCATACTTCAGGCATTCTGAAGGAATCAACGAATACTTCAAAAAGAACTACGGCGCCTCCATAAGAAATATCGAATCCTCCCTTGAAGCCATCAAAGAGAACAATGACTTCGGCAATGAAGCCGTCGGATACTTTTACATCGGCAAAAGCTACTGGTCTTTGGGCCAGAAGGCAAAAGCTGCAGGCTATTTTGCGCTAGTGGATAAAATCTTCAATGAAAAGAAATACCTGCGCCCGGATTTAAGGCAGGCCTTTGAACTCTTGATCAGCTATTCCAAAAGCGCAAAAGATTTAAACAGGCAAAGCTACTACATCGACCAGCTGCTTAAAGCTGACACCCTGCTGACAGAAAACAGCAGATACATATTGGGAAAGATCCACAAGCAGTATGACACCAAAGAGCTTCTCTCGGAAAAGGAAAAGATAGCGGCAGAAAACAAGACCATCAGACAGAAGCTTTCCTGGAAAAAAGAGCATGAACGCATTTTCATAGCCTGCACCATTTTAATGTCCATCAGCATCATTGCGCTGATTTGCCGCCACTATAGGCTCAGAAACATATATAAAAAGAATTATCGGCTGCTTATGCAGGAGCTTGATGCAAAGAAAAACAGTTCAAAAATTAAAACGGATACAGTTCCCTTAAAAAATATCAGCATTGAAACAGCTTCCCTACTTCTCAAACAGCTTGAAAATTTCGAAAACAAAAAGCGGTTTCTCGAAAAAGACTGGAAGCTAGGAAGCCTTGCGGCCGACTTTAACACCAATGCCAAATATCTGGCAAACATACTGGAGCACTACAGACATAAAGGAATCAACGAATACATAAACGGACTGCGCATCGATTATATTATACCGCTGCTCCAGACAGAGAGCAAATTGAAATACTACACCTACGCCGCACTGGCTCAGGAAGCCGGCTTCAGCACCACAGAGCGCTTCACCAAAGCCTTTATGGCAAAAACGGGCATAGCCCCCTCCTATTTCATCGGGCAGCTAAAAAAAGAAAAGCCCTGA
- a CDS encoding histone H1, translating to MTDLLAKINAEIETFKTESDALAEKGVKAAGARARKSSLEIEKLLKEFRKVSIEESKK from the coding sequence ATGACAGATCTATTGGCAAAAATCAATGCTGAAATCGAAACATTCAAAACAGAATCGGATGCATTAGCTGAAAAAGGAGTAAAAGCTGCCGGAGCGAGAGCCCGCAAATCATCTTTAGAAATTGAAAAGCTTTTAAAAGAATTCAGAAAAGTTTCTATTGAAGAATCTAAGAAATAA
- a CDS encoding helix-turn-helix transcriptional regulator yields MIVELIISELDFYLIEKVRELRKKENISQVQLAQKIGVSEGFIGLVENPKQNHKYNIRMLNRIANALKLKSYFDLFPDKVLSNDIVKIKIELFDSKNKDRNSRFKSVKITSCTDSEIEEYNKKQSRSKSN; encoded by the coding sequence ATGATAGTAGAACTTATTATTTCGGAATTAGATTTTTATTTAATTGAAAAAGTTAGAGAATTACGAAAAAAAGAGAATATCTCACAAGTGCAATTGGCTCAAAAGATTGGGGTATCTGAAGGTTTTATAGGTCTTGTCGAAAACCCTAAACAAAATCATAAGTATAATATTAGAATGTTGAATAGAATTGCAAATGCATTAAAACTCAAATCCTATTTTGACCTGTTTCCTGATAAAGTATTATCTAATGATATTGTTAAAATTAAAATTGAACTTTTTGATTCAAAAAATAAAGATCGAAATTCTAGATTTAAAAGTGTAAAGATCACTTCTTGTACTGATTCAGAAATAGAAGAGTATAATAAAAAGCAATCTAGAAGTAAATCCAATTAA
- a CDS encoding SusC/RagA family TonB-linked outer membrane protein has translation MNYFSFSKDGKALYCLFFTAMLLSFSAVSAKNSRHFFQKSEPYMLTGTVSDGTSPIPGVTIAVKGRAKTSTVSDFTGQYAILVSVQDTLSVSFIGFKTAIIPVKGKPVMDIVMQSSTTELQEVRVNAGYYSVKQSERTGSIARITSKDIETQPVTNVLATMQGRMAGVEITQTTGVPGGGFDIKIRGQNSIRPDANNPLYIIDGVPYATDPIGYEQTSTIFPTFNTSPLNSINPAAIESIEVLKDADATAIYGSRGANGVVLITTKKGKEGKTSFNFSASSGAGRVTRFMKLMNTEQYLSMRRQAFINDGRTKYPKRDYDINGTWDQGRYTDWQKELIGGTAAITDIKGTLSGGSKNTQFLLSGSYHTETTVFPGDFMYKKGGVQFNLNHQSADNKFRLVISAGYNSQNNDQPANDFTFDSRTLAPNAPALFDSKGNLNWENGTWENPLRLLASQYVSKTSDLLANGVLSYEIIPNLIIRGSFGYTDLQHTESRINPSTIYNPSYGYTSAVSNIILNNTDRSSWIIEPQINWKKEIGGSRLEILLGGTFQEQNTTRLFQSGTGFSSNSLIYNLASAAYQQVLLSDGLLYRYQAFFGRANYNWKDRYILNLTARRDGSSRFGPGNQFANFGAVGLAWLFSNESFLSENSWLSFGKLRASFGTTGSDQIGDYQYLNTYVSSGATYGNIIGLQPSRLYNPNFGWEVNRKLEAAAELGFFGDRIFLTAAWYQNRSSNQLVGIPLPGTTGFSQIQANLAATVQNRGLEFTLRTANFSRKNFNWTSNINISFSRNRLLAFPNLNGSTYQNRYRIGEPLNIQLRYSYAGLDPLTGIYQFQDQNHDGIISSPDDRQTVVNLNPDYFGGFQNQFRYKQWRLDFLFQFVKQRNQSFDNGLAGYIGNQPERMTKSWTSAGDAGPYQIYSAGYNPAAVLAQSRFAMSDGSIVDASYVRLKTVALFYDVPLNAKELKCTVSLQGQNLLTITPYKDGDPEFSMSGYLPPLKIFTAGIMLTF, from the coding sequence ATGAATTATTTTTCATTTTCCAAGGATGGAAAGGCTCTTTATTGCCTTTTTTTTACAGCAATGCTCCTTTCATTCTCCGCCGTTTCAGCCAAAAATTCCCGGCACTTCTTCCAAAAATCAGAACCCTATATGCTCACCGGAACCGTCTCCGACGGAACTAGTCCCATTCCAGGCGTCACCATAGCGGTCAAGGGACGAGCCAAGACCAGCACGGTATCCGATTTTACAGGCCAGTATGCCATTTTGGTTTCCGTCCAAGACACCTTGTCGGTTTCCTTTATTGGATTCAAAACGGCCATAATTCCCGTAAAAGGAAAACCTGTTATGGATATTGTCATGCAGTCGTCCACCACTGAACTGCAGGAAGTCCGGGTCAATGCTGGCTACTACTCGGTCAAACAGAGCGAGCGCACGGGAAGCATCGCGCGGATCACCTCAAAAGACATTGAAACGCAGCCCGTCACCAACGTGCTTGCCACCATGCAGGGCCGTATGGCAGGCGTCGAGATAACCCAGACAACAGGAGTTCCGGGCGGAGGATTCGATATTAAAATACGGGGCCAGAACAGCATAAGGCCCGATGCCAACAATCCCCTTTACATCATAGACGGCGTTCCCTATGCCACAGACCCCATAGGCTACGAACAGACCTCAACCATCTTCCCCACCTTCAATACCAGCCCCCTTAACAGCATCAACCCGGCAGCAATCGAAAGCATAGAGGTGCTCAAAGATGCCGATGCAACCGCCATCTATGGCTCAAGAGGGGCAAATGGCGTAGTGCTGATCACCACAAAAAAGGGAAAAGAAGGGAAAACCAGCTTTAATTTCAGCGCATCATCAGGAGCTGGAAGAGTCACCCGTTTCATGAAGCTCATGAATACCGAACAGTACCTCTCTATGCGCCGTCAGGCATTCATAAATGACGGCAGAACCAAATACCCTAAACGGGACTATGATATTAACGGAACTTGGGATCAGGGCAGATACACCGACTGGCAGAAGGAACTTATTGGCGGTACCGCCGCTATCACGGACATAAAGGGAACCTTGAGCGGAGGCTCCAAAAACACCCAATTTCTGCTAAGCGGCAGCTACCATACCGAAACCACAGTATTTCCGGGAGATTTTATGTATAAAAAGGGCGGGGTGCAATTCAATTTAAACCACCAGTCAGCCGACAATAAATTCCGTCTGGTCATTTCAGCAGGCTACAATTCGCAAAACAATGACCAGCCGGCAAACGACTTCACTTTCGATTCCCGCACGCTGGCCCCGAATGCTCCCGCCCTGTTTGATTCCAAAGGCAATCTAAACTGGGAAAATGGCACTTGGGAAAATCCGTTGCGCCTTCTGGCATCGCAATATGTCTCAAAGACCAGCGATCTGCTGGCCAATGGCGTGCTTTCTTATGAGATCATTCCCAATCTTATCATAAGAGGCAGTTTTGGCTATACAGACCTGCAGCATACCGAAAGCCGCATTAATCCCTCGACCATATACAACCCATCCTATGGCTATACCAGTGCGGTTTCAAATATAATACTCAATAATACCGATCGCAGTTCTTGGATTATAGAACCGCAGATCAACTGGAAAAAAGAAATCGGCGGGAGCAGACTGGAAATTCTATTAGGGGGGACTTTCCAAGAGCAAAATACCACCCGCCTTTTCCAGTCTGGAACAGGCTTCAGCTCCAACAGCCTTATTTACAATCTTGCCTCTGCCGCCTACCAGCAGGTGCTCTTGAGCGATGGGCTGCTGTACCGTTATCAGGCATTTTTCGGCAGAGCCAACTACAATTGGAAGGACCGCTATATTTTAAATCTTACCGCTCGCCGTGACGGGTCAAGCCGGTTCGGCCCCGGCAATCAATTTGCAAACTTCGGCGCCGTGGGTCTGGCATGGCTGTTCTCCAATGAAAGCTTCCTTTCTGAAAATTCATGGCTCAGCTTCGGAAAGCTAAGGGCGAGCTTCGGTACTACGGGAAGCGATCAGATTGGCGATTACCAGTATCTCAATACCTATGTCTCTTCAGGCGCCACTTATGGCAATATAATCGGATTGCAGCCCAGCCGTCTCTACAATCCAAACTTCGGATGGGAAGTCAACAGGAAATTAGAGGCCGCGGCAGAACTTGGATTCTTCGGCGACCGCATTTTTCTGACCGCAGCATGGTATCAGAACCGATCATCCAACCAGCTGGTGGGAATTCCTCTGCCCGGCACCACGGGGTTCTCCCAGATTCAGGCGAATCTGGCGGCAACAGTGCAGAACAGGGGATTGGAATTCACGCTCCGCACAGCTAATTTCAGCAGGAAAAATTTCAATTGGACCAGCAATATCAACATCAGCTTTTCCAGAAACAGGCTCTTGGCATTCCCAAACCTCAACGGCTCCACCTACCAGAACAGATACCGCATCGGAGAACCGCTGAATATCCAGTTGCGGTACAGCTATGCAGGACTCGATCCCCTAACGGGCATCTACCAGTTCCAAGACCAGAACCATGACGGCATAATCTCTTCTCCCGATGACAGGCAGACTGTAGTCAATCTTAATCCGGATTATTTTGGAGGTTTCCAGAACCAGTTCCGATACAAGCAGTGGAGACTGGATTTTCTCTTTCAGTTTGTCAAACAGCGCAACCAAAGCTTTGACAATGGCTTAGCGGGATATATTGGTAATCAGCCTGAAAGGATGACCAAAAGCTGGACCAGCGCGGGAGATGCAGGCCCCTATCAGATCTATTCTGCCGGGTATAATCCAGCGGCAGTCTTAGCCCAATCCCGTTTTGCGATGAGCGATGGCTCAATTGTCGATGCGTCATACGTAAGGCTAAAGACCGTAGCGCTGTTTTACGATGTCCCGCTTAACGCAAAAGAGCTCAAATGCACCGTTTCGCTGCAGGGGCAGAACCTTCTGACCATTACTCCATACAAGGATGGAGATCCTGAATTCAGCATGTCAGGCTATCTGCCGCCCTTAAAAATCTTTACAGCAGGAATTATGCTAACCTTTTAA
- a CDS encoding RagB/SusD family nutrient uptake outer membrane protein: MKPMYNSKPNLWFIRKKIFFLALLFSAAACDSFVDAGFPKSQLSSQAVFEDYTTANAAMADVYAKMRDSSILTGTQFGLSVQLGCYTDELDWYDASSDASFAFYTNTVSPSNSNIALFWNSSYSQIYACNAILEGLKSANFDEQQKRQLQGESLFVRGLLHFYLLQLFGGIPYIETTQYMHNSTVARMPESEAYVRVIADLEAAALMLPPSYLTSDRVRPNSFAAQALLARVHLYKADWEESEAMATAVLQQKSLYHLETDLDQVFLKNSSEAIWQFMPSLTGKNTDEASIFIFSSGAPPLAALNESLVNSFEMEDLRKTHWIAEVSNETGIWHHAFKYRESQSTGASKEYSMVLRLAEQYLIRAEARAQLGNLHGALEDLNMIRSRAGLGSLQAESKDQIIEAVIVERRKELFTEYGHRFFDLKRTGRINAALQSKTGWNDTDRLLPLPESELNLNPNLQPQNPGY; this comes from the coding sequence ATGAAACCAATGTATAACAGCAAGCCGAACCTTTGGTTCATTCGTAAAAAAATATTCTTTCTCGCTCTGCTTTTTTCTGCCGCAGCCTGCGATTCTTTTGTGGATGCCGGTTTTCCAAAATCACAGCTCTCAAGCCAGGCTGTCTTTGAAGACTACACGACAGCCAATGCCGCTATGGCGGATGTCTACGCTAAAATGCGCGACTCAAGCATACTCACAGGCACACAATTCGGATTATCGGTCCAATTGGGATGCTACACCGACGAATTGGACTGGTATGATGCCTCAAGCGATGCTTCCTTTGCTTTCTACACCAATACGGTCTCACCTTCCAACAGCAATATCGCTCTGTTCTGGAACAGCTCCTACAGCCAGATTTATGCCTGCAATGCCATTCTTGAAGGCCTCAAGTCTGCCAATTTTGATGAGCAGCAGAAAAGACAGCTGCAGGGTGAGTCTCTATTTGTAAGGGGGCTTCTCCATTTCTATCTGCTCCAGCTCTTTGGCGGCATTCCCTATATTGAGACAACCCAATACATGCATAACAGCACAGTGGCCAGAATGCCCGAAAGTGAAGCTTATGTGCGCGTTATAGCAGATTTAGAAGCCGCGGCTCTGATGCTCCCTCCCTCTTACCTGACTTCAGATCGAGTGCGTCCAAATTCATTTGCGGCACAGGCGCTTTTAGCCCGGGTGCATCTTTATAAAGCGGACTGGGAAGAGTCTGAAGCCATGGCCACGGCAGTGCTGCAGCAGAAATCCCTCTATCATCTGGAAACAGATCTGGATCAGGTGTTTCTAAAAAATTCAAGCGAAGCTATCTGGCAGTTCATGCCATCACTGACCGGAAAAAACACGGATGAGGCCAGCATCTTTATTTTCAGTTCCGGCGCTCCTCCTCTAGCCGCATTGAATGAATCTCTGGTTAATTCATTTGAGATGGAGGATCTTCGAAAAACGCATTGGATAGCTGAAGTTTCAAACGAAACGGGAATATGGCATCATGCCTTTAAATACAGAGAATCGCAATCTACCGGCGCTTCAAAAGAATATTCTATGGTTCTGCGTCTGGCGGAACAGTATCTCATAAGAGCAGAAGCGCGCGCGCAGCTTGGAAATCTTCACGGAGCGCTGGAAGACCTCAACATGATAAGAAGCCGAGCGGGGCTCGGCAGCCTGCAGGCAGAATCCAAAGATCAGATTATCGAGGCCGTCATAGTAGAGAGAAGAAAAGAGCTCTTCACCGAGTATGGACACCGCTTCTTTGACCTGAAGCGCACAGGCAGAATAAACGC